Part of the Nicotiana tabacum cultivar K326 chromosome 20, ASM71507v2, whole genome shotgun sequence genome, AAATCTGCAGATACTAGCTTATGGTTTGCCAACAGTCTTAGGTCATATTAAGGAAACAACATATTATtcatttaaaaaagaaagaagagaagataGCATGACTTTAATAAAAACAGCATTCAGGATCAGCTTTAAAACATAGAGCATTTGGCTAACAGAAACAGACCAAACAGTGAGAGTCATGTTGATTCCTTTCTATGTTCAACAATAAATTCAATTTCATTCATATCAAATCAATCAAACATCACATAAAACTCTTTCATTGTACATGGCTTACAAGCTCATTAATAGTATATCATTTCAGAAAAAACCAGTAGTACATGAGGAAGAAATAAAGTTAGTACCCTGAATAAACAGCAATCAAAAACCAGCAAGTATAAGATGAAAAACTGGTTGAAAACTCAAAAGAAAAGGAGCAGCAGCAGAAACCAGATAGTCAGCAaccaaaaatcaaaaccaaacttcAACAACAGCTAACCACAGTAAAACCCCAAAGAGAAACCAAGAAAACCTTCACTTTCAAACCACATTTTCAGCTTATGAAGACTAGAAGAAATCAGGGAGGTCTTTGAGTGTTTTTTGCTAAaccaaaaagcaaaagaaaaccaTTTTTTAAGTACACAATGGCTGGAATTTTAAGagtgttttttagggtttttcaaTCTGCTTTTCTCTATAGAAAAGGTATTATATATAAGCACCAAAGATGTCATGTGCTGAAAGAATTATTCCATCGGCCACAAAGAGCATATTCTAACAGAATTGGGCAGTTGGCTGTCCCTCATTGGTCTCAGTACTTTGTACTAACCAAATAAGGTCAGCTGCCCCCCTATTCTAGAACATTCCAGCATGAATTTTATCCAATTTTAGAATTATCTACCCCTTGATGACCCCTTAAGTTTCCTTTTATTCGATTAGCCCCCAAGAAGTTCCTAATGATTCACAAATTTAGGCAAACAAAGATAAGACTGGAAAGGATCGGAATGCAAATCAAAATGGcaaacaaaaactgaaaatgaTGCAATTTGGACTAAGAACCTAATCAGTAAAGGAAAGTGTTTTATCTAATTAAACCTAAACAAAACTAAACTTAAACGGCTAAATGCATTTATACAGTAACAAAACCAAAATTATCAGGAAAACCCACAACAAAATCCTAGAAGTTAAATTACTCAATTTATGAATTAACATGTTGAAATTTAGAATACAGGAGAGGAGCAGTTAAACAAGAGAAATGGAAATAAAGACAGAACAAACAATTCACCAGAACCTTAGTTAAGTTAAACCTATgcaaaattgaaatgaaatcttaGCATGCTTTAATTAATCTAATGAACAACGTGTAAACAAACAACTAACagtttaaaagaagaaaaaccctAAAATCATGTGGTAAAACAGGAACAATTAAACACGAAAAGGAATTaacaaagaaaaaaggaaaaataaagaaaaggtggAAGAAGTTACCTATATTcgtttttttaaaacaaattggACCAACTAACGAATCTTGATCAAGCTTCGAAAGGGTAAAATGAACATTGAACTAACATCAATCGACTGTTTTCAACAAGAACAGTCGAAATGAAAGTTGGAGTTCAAATGACCAAACGTTGACCGTAAACCAGAAAAGGGTACAAGATTAGGGTTCTGAGGATTTCATAATTGAAATTCGAAGAAATTGGCTGGGATTTTCGGGAAATTGATTATAGTTTAAGGTTTAGATAGGTGTGAGGActgtggggtgtgattttggggccGTTTgggtaatttaggattttaggaTTCcgatcttagatctaagattcgaagagtttGGTAAGGATTTGAGGGAAATGATTTGGAGATTTGGAAAGGGTAGGGAAAAGAGATTATAGGGTGTAATTTTGGTAGGGTTTGGAGTGTCGCCGCCACCGTGGGGCGATTTCCAGCGGCGGAACAAGGCAGAGCCGGCGAAGGAatttagggcggctagggtttggctTCTTCAGGTGAAAGAGATGAAATGGGGGTGTTTTTTGGGGTTAGAGGGTGTTTCAGATAGTAATATAGTAAAGGGCCAACCAGTTCCCAGTTGTTAGATCTAAAGTTATCAATGGCTGGGATCAAAAGAATGTAATACGGCGTCATTTTGTTTAATGGGGGCTGGACCGGGTAGGCTATGTTTGGGCCTGGGTCTGGATTGATTTGGGGGGAGGGGAAATTTGGGCCGATTTGGTATAAGAATTAGCCCAAATTCAGATTAAAAACCCCTTTCTTTAATTAcccttttttatttcctttttctttgtttttctttttcttttttttaattaaaaatcctaaattaaatttctaaattaatctaaatagtaaaattaagctaattatataattataatatttataacaattacttgatcctaaattaaaagagaaaattcaCTAATCGAAGAAttaaaagcaaaaatataaaaatgagccatttttgtgattttcattttcaataaaacaaataattaactaatctaaaaatataaaaacaaaatctaaatgcaatgcatggtatttttgacatttttttatgattttaacaaaattaaacgtgcacaaaaatgcaatcaattaataaaatcctacgaaaatcctataaaatggcaaacaactagaaaaaatctatttttttttattttataggagtatttagtgtagggcaaaaatcacatgcccACACACATAGTGgccatatatcactgttttgaaaCCTTCTGAAAGATATTTTATTCGGTTTTACTTGAACATGGCATGTgcaaactgatttgacttaaattgccggaTTTGAAAGTATGTCTACTTTCTTTGAGATTACTGAAATTTGAATTATAATTGTgcagctcgtcactatcttcagttctttatttagtcatgttacttactgagttggttgtactcacgctacactctgcacttcgtgtgcagatccatgtgtttCCGGACACGCTGGGTGTTGATATTGTGCGCGTCTGATCTTTGGAGACTATGAGGTAGCTACCtggcgttcgcagtccttgtttctccttccctatctcttcTTTTATTGTATTTAGATCCAGACTTTCATAGACATTTCTTTTCTAGGCTAGTGATGTATCTGCTCATGGGCTCAGTGACACCCTAATTTGGGAGCTATTTTCCGTATTTGTGTTTTGGATTTTACCCCCATTTATGAAAACTTTGTTTATTTAAAACTACTTGATTCGTTTTCTGTTAATTGTTGGAAATATTTTGGTAATGTCATCTTGCCTAGTActacgataggcaccatcacgacaggttagaatttGAGTCGTGACACAAGCATATGAAAaacataaaatagaaaaaatggggctcaaatacacaaaatgaccggctgggtcattacaactAACAAACTCCTAAAACAGTAGTGATGGTAATACATGTTCTCATGTCTGGGCCACTCCAGATAGTGAAAATATTTGTCGAATGAATAAAAtgaatactaatttttcaacatcTAAAGGTGGAAACATGGCAAATACATATAAAATTATTATgagcaaatgttgaagaatgcTATTTCAATCCACTCTTCATACTTAAGAAAAGGAAGAGGAAACAAGGTAGTATAACAAAAGGAAAGGCTAATAAAGAgtggaagaaaaaggaagaggaaACAAGGTAGTATAACAAAAGGAAAGGCTAATAAAGAGTGGAGGAAGATATTTAGAGAATTTAATTGACCCTCTTGGTGgtgcaaaaataaccaaagagATCTATAATGACAGATGTCACGCCAAATGCCTACTTATAGGCTTACTTACATCACCAGTTATCAAGATTTAAGGAAATAGGAAATAACACCAATCAGCTCTCTAGACTGCTTACTGCTCTAGCTACATTGAACCGTATATCTTCCCCGTGATAGCACAAGAAGAATGTCACCGGTTATAGTGCAGGGAAACTGTTATATACAATGGGAGCTGCAAGTCCAAAATATTGATGGAATATGCTGCTTATCGTCTAAATCTGCACGACTGCCAAATTGTACTTGGCTTCCCTTTTAAGGCCTCAACTCTACTAGAAAAGTACTCTTACAAACTATTTTGAACCTCCTGTCCTAATTAAGGTCGCTTTTCAAGAATTTGGGATGGCCATACATCAGCTGGAGTTGGATATCTGGCCTGTGGTTTCTTCACACAATATGTGGGCATAGCTGCGGGCTTTGCAGTATCAGGCTGCGGATAAGCTTGAGGAGTAGAATTCAAGGGAACGACATAAAGAGGGTTCATCATTTGCATCTGCTGGAACGGATGCTCTGGACCAGGCAATCGGAGAAAGTTATCTGGAACTTGTGAGGCTAACTGTGGTAGCTGAGTTTCAGGAAGACTCAGATTTAGGTCAAGATTAGTCTCAGCTACCTTTTCTTTGACTTCACCATCTAATTTGCCAATTTGAGCCTCCAGAGCGGAGTTGTCATCCTGTAGCTCCTTTTTCTCCATACTAAGCTGTCAATGAGAAAGGATGGATTTCAGTAATGCAGGTTTACAAAGAAAGACAATAGAAAATGGGGAAAAGCTACACAGTTTAAGTCGCATAATCAAAAAGCTGAGTGCGTTCGAAAATCTTGATGACAAATGATGGGAAAATGCATCGTTATAGCATCATCAAGCAGGAAATATAACTTGAAATTAAGAGGCTTACATATTGAGATTCAGACAGCAAGGCTATATTTTCTCTCTTTAGATGCTTGATCTGGGATATCATGTCCTTTACGAAACGAGCAGTCTCATTCAATATGGAGGCTTTTCCATTTGTTTGCTCAGATAGTTCTACAACAATAAGGCATCAGTGTCAAGCTTCTATAATTGTATGGTTAATCTGAAGACTCTGATTTGAAAGTAGATAATGTAAGAATGCCACTTTTGCAATTTGCCAAAAAGAAATAACGGATCATTAGCAGACAAGGAAATTACCAAGTGCATTGGCCAAATCGAGAAAAAGCTCATTCAAATGCTCACGCTTCAGTTTCTCTCGCTCGGCCTTGTGAACTCTTTTTGGAACTTTCTTCTGAATCTTCTTGCAGGAAGGAGAGCTGCATAAAGAGAGCCATAAAACAATCAAGCAAGATTCACAATAGCTTTTCCAGTAATAACAAATCACAGAGAGCAGTGCATATCAATGTCATAAATAACTTCTCCGGGAAATTTTGGGAAGAGAATATTATTTTATCAAAGAATTAACCCGAAATACTAACTTAGTTCCTTGTTTCAGATCGGTGCCTAACTGATCTCCATTTTTTGAAAAGTGGCTCTTACAGTTAAAAGCCAACTGAAgcatttgaaattttttttttgggggggagaGCTCGAAAATGATGTTCGAATTGATTTGAAGTTGCACATTTTTTAGCAGAGGAGAGGGGATAGAACCGTAACTACTGATTAAATTAACTTGAAAAATTATAACTGCTCTCTCCAAAAAGCTTCAGTTTTTCAGCTAAAACTTGATGAAAGATCCGCGGGATTAATTTGGAAAAACAGTAGGGATATGCAAGAACAAACAATTTTTGCTGAAACTTCGGCATGAAAAATTAAGTATTTTGCAAATGGTAAGCAACTATCCTAAGCAGATACGATAATGATCCAAAACTACGTTAAAAGACCACCATGTATCATAAAAAACTTCCTACTTCTGGTGAGACGAACCAGAAAATcactaaagaaagaaaaaatttgcGAACAAATCAAAtcatcggaggcagtttgagcttTTGCATTAACATGACCAATTTGAGAAAACACTATATGTAGGTATTATTCCACCACAAAGTCTTTTGCACAGTCCAGCTCCAACCGAAAAACTAAAGCTTTTGGTATGCCCATGTGTGTAGGATCTATACGGGCTTATGTCCTTGAAAAGAACAAGAAACATAAGCCAAGTTGTGTTCAAGCTTCTAAGTGGCATCAACATCAGATTGTATAAAAATCATAGCAAAACGAAAGAAAGCAGGAAGCAAACTTCTTATAGATTGCTGTAATTGTCTAGaaacttgataatgagatataacAATTGTTAAGAACAATGAACAAGATCTAACTGACCCATTAGGTGATGTCTCCACAGCGATGCCACCATTTTCAGCTGATGAAGTAGGATTTTCAGCACCCATCTTTAACTAGATACCACCTTGAAGGCTTTGATGCTATTGGCCAGACAACGCTGTTATGCAAAATCACAATGAAAGAGAAATACATAAATGTTTTATTCAGATTCAGATACCGTCAATAACGGATAAGCAATGTAAACAAATTGTTACGACGTACTAAATCCATGTCAAATTAGTAGTACAAATGTACAATTAAGGCGTACTTCATAAACTCTGTAGTTCTATTTTAATATTACTGGTTTACATTCCAATCATAAGCCTATCGATCTTTTTAATACTAATAACATAATACAAGCACTAATGAGTGGAAACCAGTGCCACTCCCATATATAATTGAGCTGAGGACTAATAGTAGCAAAAACCCATCACTGTTGCTCCTCTTAATGTAAAATACTAGCTACATAAATACAATCAAGCACCTAAAAGGATTAGAATTTGACCTTATTTATCATCAATAAGGAAGTAAAATCAATCTGGTAAAACACATACCCTATAAAATTAACCCCAAAACAAGACTGTGCACTCAATCCAATCCCAGAAAACTTTTCGGACTATATTCAAGAAAATTAGAGTATTAAAATAGTATGAGAACTTAAAAAGAAACAGTAAATTGAGGAATTTCCAGAGAATGGATTCCAAGAATAGCACGGAAATGTACCTTTcgagtatttcctttttcttttgtttattttgaaatcagaatcGGAATGTGAGTtgggaatttttttttggaatacaAGGGGAGGGCTGAAAGAGAAAAAGGAGAGGTTGGTCCTATGttagaacttattaaaagagtGTAAAGAGTTGGGAGGAAGGCGTCAGGCGTGTGGCGAGCACCAAGCCATCAAATGGGGACAGCATAAGATGTGGCACAGGAAGAGCTGTGTTGTTTTGTGATGTAGCAAAAGGCATGCACGTTTCATGCTCGCTTTTTCTGCCTTTGACCTGTGATTAATCATGCTTATCCTTCCATGTTATTCTCGTTTATTTGGTCAGGTCATGTTTGGACATATATTTGattgaaatggaaaaaaaaaatttgaagttatgttaaaaaataattttttaaaattaaattatttgaacatatattttatttgaagaaaaattaaagttttatGAGTGCgagaaatatttttatcaaaaaaCAGCCCTAAACCAGGTTTTGAGGATTCGaaattttttgaaagtttttttcccaaaatattattatatttcataaataaataatattttcaaaaaaaatatatttggaaAGCATAATTTTTTTGTTAAGTTTTATGTTAAATTTTTATCTTTAcaagatattcaaaataaaaatatctttccatatttttttattgaaattgtaAAGAAGTATGTTgaactattttttttatctttcgtGTCAATAAAATATATTACTTGCACTTAATACATACATTAAAGcaataagtaaatattttttacatATGATTTACTAATATTCAATTCATTTTCGGTTTGATGTGAAGAAAGATTTAAAAAGACTGgtttttgatttggttttggattgtaaataataaaaattgaaaactaataaaaagtgaattattcAATATCATATATGtacatattatttttatataaaacatATTTGATGCTTGGTGTTTGATGAGTAAAAGAATCAATTAGATTTAAAtaatacttttttttaattatgatatTAGGCGTACAAACTTTTTTGTTGCCTTATTTCGATATGTTTTTAGAGGAGAGGCCAGCTGGACTGTTTGGATGTCTCATCAAATATGTAGTACAATTTTATCATTGATGTCcattatttcaaattttcaatcaTATGAAATGAATTTTTATTCCTTTACCAAGTTACATAGACTTGCATGCACACTTCTTAATGTAATAACATATTTCATATTTTATACTTGAATATTATGGTGAGTCTACATATTCCTTTTGGTATGCACTAGTAGTTTATATGTTTACAATGAACAGAGAACAAGTATTTTTGCAGACGgagaaataatatatttttttaaaaaaaaagaaaaatcatataTATAGGAATAAAAATAGATGGAAGATTGAAGGAGACATGAGCAATATGTTCACGAAAATGGTGATGACATGGAAATACAAAGCGCTCAAAGCTAGTGGATAAAGCAAGTATCAACGTGTGCGCCTCCGCAACGTGACAGAAAACCAAAGCTCTCGTGGCAGGCATCTCATGTTATCCATATCCAATGCTTCCCATCTGCTGGTGCTCGCCACACGCCCCCGGCTTCCCCTTTCCAGCATTCCCCCTTCTTCCCTTGAGACTTACCTTTTGGTTTAATTTTGCATTATTTaacttttattttgaaaaaatatcatccaaataaaagtaaatttgatttggtttgacttttttttcCAGTTTGATGTTTAGTTATTCAGTTGTATAAACTGATTACccttaaaacggataacaattgaatttatacgcggttttaaggatatgtagattgattcaacacaaataatcgaGAATATTAGACAAATATATTAAATATGGAATGAATAACCAAACCAATTGTATGCACGCAGAGGCGGATTCAGaattaataatcaagaatatatatatatatatatatatatatatatatatatatatatatatatatatatatatatatatatatatatatatatacacacacaca contains:
- the LOC107777088 gene encoding transcription factor bHLH47, with the protein product MGAENPTSSAENGGIAVETSPNGSPSCKKIQKKVPKRVHKAEREKLKREHLNELFLDLANALELSEQTNGKASILNETARFVKDMISQIKHLKRENIALLSESQYLSMEKKELQDDNSALEAQIGKLDGEVKEKVAETNLDLNLSLPETQLPQLASQVPDNFLRLPGPEHPFQQMQMMNPLYVVPLNSTPQAYPQPDTAKPAAMPTYCVKKPQARYPTPADVWPSQILEKRP